GTGGCCGGCATCGCCCTCGAACAGTGGGCCACATTCCTCACGATGCACAACATCGCGGCGCTCCTGTATCCGGTGATCGCGCTGGGCATCCCCATCGCCACTTACCTGATCGCCCGCGGCCTCGAGTCCAGACTCGATGCGGCCGTCGCGGCCTCGGTCTCACTCGCGGCGGCGATGTGGATCGACTACGGAATGGTCGGCGTCAGTTCGCTCCCCATCGACGTCGTGCTCCAGCGGATGCTCGTGATCGTCGCCATCGGACTCATCGCCGCTGGGGCCGCTCGACGAGCGACTCGCGACCGCGTCCTGAACGACATGCTGCTAGTCGGCGCCGCGATGTGGGGGCTCGTGCTGGCCGGCACGCTGTTCGGGTACTTCTGAACGCGGCGTCGTCAGCACTCGAGGCCGAGCGAAGGGTGAAGGCCTCCAGACCGAGTGAGAATAGCGTAACGCGGCTCAGTCGTCCGCTTGCGCCGGTTCCGGATCGGCACCTGCTCCGGTCTCGAACGCGTCGTCCTCGAGTCGCGGGAAGTGACCGATGGTGTCCTCGCGGAACGCCTCCTCGTCGAAGGAGTAGTCCTCCTCGAAGAAGTCGACGGCCGTCTTCGCGTCCTGCATCGCGTTCTTCAGGCTGGTTGATGCGCCCGGCGACGGTGTGATGTTGAAGATGATGTCGTCGCCGACGATCTTGGCCTCGCCCATGTCGAGGGACTTCTTCTTCGTGTCGACGATCTGCGGGCGCACGCCGCCGTAGCCCTTCGCACGCTCGATGTCCTCGAGTTCGGCGGTCGGGACGACCTTCTGGACGTGCGGGAGGAACGACTTCGGGCCGACATCGGGGAGGTCGTAGACGAGGTTCCGGAGCACGTACGGCAGGAGAATGCGATCGGAGAGGATGTTGGCGTAGCTGGCAAACGCCGCAACGTTGAGACCGAACACGTCGAGGAAGTCCTCGACCGTCGAGAGGCGACCGCGCTCGAGCGTCGGCACGAGCTTCGCGGTCGGTCCGAAGCGGGTGATCGAGGGGTCGTGTACGTCCGCGTCGCCGTGGACCGCGGCGAAGGGGAGCTTCTTCATCTGGAGCGTGTAGACCTTGCCGTTGAGGAAGTCCTCGGCCAGGAAGAAGCTACCCGCGATGGGGAGCAAGACCTTGTCCTCGCCGTAGCCCAGTTCCTTGGCGATCTGGAGGCTGTGTGAGCCGGCGGCGACGACCGCGACGTCGCAATCGAACTTGCCCCGGGCCGTGTCGAGGGTGTAGCCGTCGTACGTCTCGGTCAGGTCGGTGACCTGGGTGCCCGTGAAGACGTCGACGCTGGCCTCCTGGCGGGCGTTGTCGACGAGCGATTTAGCGACCTCGCCGTAGTCGACGACGTAGCCGTCGGGCGTCTGCAGGGCCAGCAGGTCTTTGGCGGGATCGCGACCCTCGACGACCTTCGGCTCGAGTTCGCCGATTTCCTCGCGACCGATCGGGCGCAGCTTCGGAAAGAGGTCGCCGAAGCCCTCGTCGTGGTAGCGGGCCTCGAGTTCGGCGACCTCGTCGTCGCCGACGCCGAGTACCATCTTCGAACGCTTCGAGTGAATCTCGCGGTCCGGGTCGTGGTGCTCGAGGTAGCCGGCGAGGATCTCGGCGCCTTCCTTGACCTTCTCGGCCTTCTCGAGGGTGTAGTTGGTCTCGATGTCTCCGAAGTGCAGGGTCTGGGAGTTGTTCGTGTGGTGGGAGTTGATCGCCGAGATTTCGGCTTCCTTCTCGAGCAGGGCGATCGACTCGATGTCGGTGAACTTCGCGGTCGTGTAGAGGAGCGACGCGCCACTGATTCCACCGCCGACGATAACGAGGTCGTATTTGCCTGACATGCGTGGTACTGGTGGTTGTCTGAACTACGGACCTTCTACGGTTTAAGTCATGTTTTATCGGCACGTGTGCCACCAACGATCGTCAGAAGGCGTTTCGACGATCGTAGAAGATGGGGCAATCGACGTCCGAACGGTCTCAGTCTCACCCCGACGCTCGAACAGTTCAGTCCCGCCCGTGCCTCGTCACACACCGCGACAGTCCGATTAACTCCACGGGTTCGGAGTTGTCGGGCGAATAGACCACCATCTGTCCTTTCTCCATGTAGGGGACCTTCGACTCGAGGTCGCTCGGAATGTTCACGCTCTTGATCGCGTCCTCGTCGCCCAAATTGAGGACGACCGTGGTGTTGATCTGTTTGAAGACCGCGTCGTGGATGTCCTGGGGGTCCTGGGTGATCAAAAAGAGTCCCAGACGCTCCTTTCGGCCCTGTTTTGCGGCCTCGGTGAACTTCGTGATGACCTTCCGGGCCTGCACGCTGTCGGCGTCGGTGAGGAAGTTGTGCGCCTCGTCCATTCCCAGAATCAGCGGCGTCTCCTTGATCCGGTCGAAGTCCGGGTCGTTCGACAGTTTCTGGTCGATCAGCAGGCTCGAGAGCGCGAGGACGACCGCCTCCGTCGCCCGCGAGTCGTTGATGTGGTAGGTCGGAACGACGCTCAGTTGCCCCGGCGCGACGAACTCCGAAATCAGGTCCGTGATCGGACGCGCGTCCTGGTCGAACACGTCGTCGAACCCGAAGACGCGCCGCCGAACGGCGTCGTACGTCGCCTCGTGGACCCGACCCGACTCGTCGAGTTCCTCCCGCAGAGCCGGGTCGTCGAGGAAGGATTTGAAGCCCGCGTAGCTCGCGCTCGACGTTTCTTTGAAGTACTGGTCGAGCAGGTACGTGAGCCCCCCGTACTGATTGTCGTTGAGCGACCCACCCGAGACAAGCCACGGCCGGGAGCGACACATCGAGAACGGAATAGTGAACTCCACCTGTTCGGCGCGGTGGTGACCCGCGGCGTAGCTCGAGTCCCCCACTTTCGGAACGAACGCCGTCGTGTCGTCGTGGCCGCCATAGGCGATGCCCTCGCGCTCGAGGCGGCGGGCGAAGTCCTCCTCTAAATCGGGGTTGTCGTCGTGCATCTGGGCGTACTCGTCCTGGGGGTCGAACTGGACGACTGCGGGCGTGACCTCCCGGCCGTCGGCCATCGGGTACCGGCGCTCCTCGGCGAGGTACTGCCGCAAGATGTTCTTCGCGCCGTGGGTCTTCCCGGAGCCCGTCCCGCCAGCGATCAGCGTGTGCCGGAAGACAAGTGGGTCGCCCGAGTCGTAGTCGTCCTTGAGCCGGTAGTCGATGGTCGGCGGCGAGGCGTTCGTCCGGACCTTCTCCCCGCCAACCGAAAGGTGGCCGAGGAAGACGCCCTCCTCGGGCATCTTCAGCCCGGTCTTGATCTCGTCGGTGTCGCTTGCTTCCTGGATCACCGTTTGCGGTTTGGGCACGCGGTCGGTCATCCGGCGCTTGAGTTCGCCGTCGTCGCCGGACGACGTCCGGCTGCTCGCGGAGCTGGGCTCCGTGCTGTCGTCGTAGAGGACGGCGATCGGCTCGAGTTCCGCGACGAATTTGAAATCGGCCTCGTCGTCGGGGTCGAAGCCGCCGCCGTGCATCGCCCGTCGAGCGTGGATCTCGGTCGCGTCGTCGGCGTGGTACTGCTGGGCGTACTCGAGGCCCGCGATCTGGCAGAACAGGCGCTCGCCGTCGGGGTAGCTCGCGAGGACGTACGTTCCTAGCCGGATATCGGAGCGATTGTCGGCGGTGACGTACGCCCGCAGGGTCGTTTCGTCGCCGTCCGTCGAGACGCGCAGGCCCTGCGAGACGCAGATGGTCCCGATACCGCTCTCCCGACCGCGCGGTTCGACGGCGGTTCGCTCGAAGTCGCTACCGGTCGTCCCGCTACTCGTGTCCGCGCCCGCGTTCGCGCTCGCAGACGCCGACTCCGCCGCTTCCGACTCGTCGTCGGCCGCCTCGCTCGAGGCGTCGGCGTCGAACGCCTCGAAGTCACCCAGGTCAGTCATACACTCAGGTCAACTGATGGGAGCTACAAACACGTTTCCCTCCGCACACTCGACGCATCGGGCCCTGGCGGTTCCAGATCAGGGCCAACTAATCTAAACTCGAGCGGACCTCTTCGACCGTAATTCGGTGCATGCAGGTGAATGTCTCGTCGTCGGTTTCGGGCGAGATCGTGACGGTCACCTCCTCGGGGACCGCCCCGACGATCTCGTCGAAGTCGAACTCGGCGGGTGGACACACGATGTAGTCGCCGTCGCTGTCCGTCTCGGTCCGGACGGTGATACCGGCGTCCCAGTCCTCGCTGTATCCCGAGGCGCCCGCGGAAATCCACCACGAATCCGGGTCGGTGAGATCGAGGTCGACTCGTTCGTCCGCCGCCTCGAGGGCGATATCGGCGGCCGCCCTGGCACATTCCCGATGGAGGCGATCCGTTTCCTCGACGGTGACCATTTCCTCGATTGGCTCCGCCTGGCCGGGGGACCGTCGCTGATCGTACTGGCGACAGGATCTGGAGTCTTCGTACGATTCGTCGTCTTTGGAGGACGAATCGTCTCGAGTGGCGTCATCGTTTCCGGGTGCGTCTGTCACCTCGGATTTATTTTCGTCTTCAGAGGACCCATCGTCGTCGAACGAACCATCACTGTCGGCACTGTCGAAATCGTTCGGCCCTG
This region of Natronosalvus halobius genomic DNA includes:
- a CDS encoding FAD-dependent oxidoreductase; this translates as MSGKYDLVIVGGGISGASLLYTTAKFTDIESIALLEKEAEISAINSHHTNNSQTLHFGDIETNYTLEKAEKVKEGAEILAGYLEHHDPDREIHSKRSKMVLGVGDDEVAELEARYHDEGFGDLFPKLRPIGREEIGELEPKVVEGRDPAKDLLALQTPDGYVVDYGEVAKSLVDNARQEASVDVFTGTQVTDLTETYDGYTLDTARGKFDCDVAVVAAGSHSLQIAKELGYGEDKVLLPIAGSFFLAEDFLNGKVYTLQMKKLPFAAVHGDADVHDPSITRFGPTAKLVPTLERGRLSTVEDFLDVFGLNVAAFASYANILSDRILLPYVLRNLVYDLPDVGPKSFLPHVQKVVPTAELEDIERAKGYGGVRPQIVDTKKKSLDMGEAKIVGDDIIFNITPSPGASTSLKNAMQDAKTAVDFFEEDYSFDEEAFREDTIGHFPRLEDDAFETGAGADPEPAQADD
- a CDS encoding ATP-binding protein, whose product is MTDLGDFEAFDADASSEAADDESEAAESASASANAGADTSSGTTGSDFERTAVEPRGRESGIGTICVSQGLRVSTDGDETTLRAYVTADNRSDIRLGTYVLASYPDGERLFCQIAGLEYAQQYHADDATEIHARRAMHGGGFDPDDEADFKFVAELEPIAVLYDDSTEPSSASSRTSSGDDGELKRRMTDRVPKPQTVIQEASDTDEIKTGLKMPEEGVFLGHLSVGGEKVRTNASPPTIDYRLKDDYDSGDPLVFRHTLIAGGTGSGKTHGAKNILRQYLAEERRYPMADGREVTPAVVQFDPQDEYAQMHDDNPDLEEDFARRLEREGIAYGGHDDTTAFVPKVGDSSYAAGHHRAEQVEFTIPFSMCRSRPWLVSGGSLNDNQYGGLTYLLDQYFKETSSASYAGFKSFLDDPALREELDESGRVHEATYDAVRRRVFGFDDVFDQDARPITDLISEFVAPGQLSVVPTYHINDSRATEAVVLALSSLLIDQKLSNDPDFDRIKETPLILGMDEAHNFLTDADSVQARKVITKFTEAAKQGRKERLGLFLITQDPQDIHDAVFKQINTTVVLNLGDEDAIKSVNIPSDLESKVPYMEKGQMVVYSPDNSEPVELIGLSRCVTRHGRD